Below is a genomic region from Triticum dicoccoides isolate Atlit2015 ecotype Zavitan chromosome 5A, WEW_v2.0, whole genome shotgun sequence.
GGTGCTGCAGGATCACTAGATGTGCAAGTGGAACACCATCAGCAGCACCATCACCTGAAAGAACTCGTGGTCATCGGCTTCGGCGGGGCGGCCTGGCAGACAGGCTTTGTGAAGCAGATCATCCAGGCATCGCCGATCCTGGAGCGCGTCCACCTGCTGGACGGGCACGTTGTCGATGATGAGGATCGGGAGCTCGTCGGCCTGgagatcgtccgccgccgccgggAGTGGCACGAgtgcgagagattgaaggtgctcgACGAACTGACAGACGGGATCAGTTCGCCGCATCTCAAAATAGTTTTGGAATGACTTTTGGTAAAAGTCCGCTGTGCCGGTAGCCTTCCGTTCTGTAGGGCTTGCAGCTGTATGCCAGGGCCTAATGATTATGTTATGCTGGCTCTAAAGATATTGAACAACATGTGTTTGTATGGGGTATCTTGTGCTTTACTTTTGCTCGATTATCCAAAGGACGGATGTAGCTGCTGTTGAGATGATTGATTCCGTGGTGCTCATGGTGTGGCTTGACTAGGCAAAATTACCACTTGGGGCGCGCCTAAaagatatttttctttttctttcctcctttctgataGAACCAAAAAAGATCTGCAGCATCCCTGATATTGTTGACTACTGCTACTTGTTGGACCAGAACAACAACTTGGTGGACCTGATATCACAACTGAACCCTAGAGACTCAAGCACTGGTTTAAGGTCATATATAGATGGCCAAAATTTCAAAACCAAAAAAGATACAAACATGGTAAGTACTGTACACGGATAAGGTTTCAACACCGTCTATATATTTACCGAAAGAGGATTTATGGCACACAGGTGCGGGGCCATCGACCCCATTTTTCTTTTGGCTTTCGAGTTTCAATATTTCGTAAAAGTTCAAATTAAGTTTTGTTTCCGTATTCGCCTGTCTTGTGCGAGGGCTTTCAAATATTACCCATTTTGAACATGTTTTGACGAGTTTTTTTCCCCTTCTTCTACACTTCCTTTAGTTTTGCCCGCTGAAACATGATACAGAGAACGGCAGAAAGCCAAAACACAAGGACACCGGttcaaattcataggaaaaaaCGTTTGCGCACTTCCTTGCATGGTACGTACTCACCTCCGTTCCAAAGTTAGTGtaaagttgagtcatttattttgagacggagggagtaaccaAGGATCCATTCAAATTCACACGGAAATTCACCGCTTCCTACGTGCCCGTAACATTTCCAGAAAGTCGTTAAAAATCCGCCCACGCAAATCCGTCCGCCGTCCCCCCCTCCCCGTAAATTTAAACCTCGGGCGAAATGCTGTGTAGACCTCCGCGGTGCGCGCAGGCTGTATCCACCCCCGCATGCAACGACGCCATTCCCAGGTCCAGCCAGGTGCCCCCCACTCCCCCACCCCTCCCTGCCACCCGGCCCACCCGTCNNNNNNNNNNNNNNNNNNNNNNNNNNNNNNNNNNNNNNNNNNNNNNNNNNNNNNNNNNNNNNNNNNNNNNNNNNNNNNNNNNNNNNNNNNNNNNNNNNNNNNNNNNNNNNNNNNNNNNNNNNNNNNNNNNNNNNNNNNNNNNNNNNNNNNNNNNNNNNNNNNNNNNNNNNNNNNNNNNNNNNNNNNNNNNNNNNNNNNNNNNNNNNNNNNNNNNNNNNNNNNNNNNNNNNNNNNNNNNNNNNNNNNNNNNNNNNNNNNNNNNNNNNNNNNNNNNNNNNNNNNNNNNNNNNNNNNNNNNNNNNNNNNNNNNNNNNNNNNNNNNNNNNNNNNNNNNNNNNNNNNNNNNNNNNNNNNNNNNNNNNNNNNNNNNNNNNNNNNNNNNNNNNNNNNNNNNNNNNNNNNNNNNNNNNNNNNNNNNNNNNNNNNNNNNNNNNNNNNNNNNNNNNNNNNNNNNNNNNNNNNNNNNNNNNNNNNNNNNNNNNNNNNNNNNNNNNNNNNNACCCCCAACCTGCACCCTCCAGGACAAAGGCCCGAGACGGGAGCGCTCCCCCCACAATTCCTGGCCCCCGGTCGCGCGCCCCATCCTCCCTCCCCTCCGCACGGCCCCCGAGGCGCCGCCGCCGGCGCATCCGCATCCGACGCATCCGCCGACCGCCCCTCCGTCCGTCCGTCGCCGGCGTCCCCGATGTAAGCCTCCCGCCGTCCCCTCCCCCATTTCGCACGGTTATCCGGTTTTCCCaatccggcggcggcggccggcgccgtTCCTCGCGATCGGGCCGCGCGGCGGGCTCCCGGCCGCGATCCGATGCGGTCCCTCCGGCCCGATGCGTCCTCCGGCGGCCGATTCGCGCGCGGCTTTTGTGTGTTAGGCTCGTGGTTAGGACGGCGCGTACGGCGCGTGCTGTTTGTTGGATTTAGGAGCGATGCGTGGTCCGCGTGGGATTGGCGGCCCGCGGCTCGTCTGGGCCCGATTTGGCGCCCGATTGGCCGGAGCCCCGCTGCAAAGGCGGGATTTTTCTCCGCCGTGGGTGGAGATCCCCTTGTGGGGGAGGAGGCATCGGGCGATGGAGATGCCCGCCCGGCTCCCTTTTGCGGCTGTGGTGGCATTCGATTCCGGCTAGAGGGCTGCGGTGCTAGGAACGCAAGTCATGTCTTTAGGAGTGCCTCAAGCCCCTGCGTTGATTCCTCCCCAGATGTTTGTCTATCTGTCTGTCTGTCTCGGCTGCTCATGTTTGGTTTGCATAGGCATGGTGAAGGAGCGAGTTGTGAGCTGAGATTTTTACGTGTGTATATGTATGGTTGCCTGTCACCGTTTCCTTTTACCTGTATTCATTGTTTTGTGTTTGGTTTCTTGTGCATGGGGAGATTGCCAGGAGCGCCGAGGGGTGTAACGGCAGGCCGGGTTGCATGGACGGATAATGCCAGAGCTGCGAAGTGGTGTTCGGAGAGCTTGTCTGAGGTCCAGCAGGCTTGAAGACGTCCAGGCTGCAGATCAGGTAGCCGCTCCCGTGTTGCCAGCTCCCCGGGGGAGGGGTGggaggcgtggtggtggtggtgcggctgGCAGAGGCAACAAGAAAGCAGCTGCCGCGGGAAGAGGAAGGCCAGCTCCAAAGGCTAGAGGAAAGAGGGTCGAGGCTATTGATCTGACTGACCAGCCTTTCGAGGACATCCCTGAAGCTATCGTTGGAGAGGCAGTTGCAGCCACCGCCCAGCAGGACCTTGGTTTGAACAAGGTAGCTGACAGGGCCGCCAACTTCAAAATGGAAGGTGCAAGTGGTGATAGACTTGCAGCGGCGGAAGATGAAGCCACGACGACGCCAGTGCCTGAGAGGGTATGACTTCCTGTTTTTCCCGTGCACTTGTTTACGTCGGCTATCCTATTTCTACACTGATTGTGCAAGTATTTCTTCCCATTCCTCTATGTTTGTTATGTTACTTGCTAATGATGTTAACTTTGTTTGGTAATATTTGTACCATCATGTGGAAATGCATTGTTCTTTTGTTGTATCATGCATACCTATCTATCTCTCCTTTGGCAAGTAGTGTGTCCTTCTAGAAAATTTCTCATGATGTAATAAGTAATAATTGATTGTTGTTCATCTAAAGAATGAATGCGGCGAAAAGCTAAGCATGTGCATCAGAGATCGTGTTTATACTTCCATGAGAGTAGTCAAGACTGAGTGGCTGTATTATGGTAGTTTTGTTTTGTAGCAGAAAGCAAACATCTAATAAGATATTGAAATAGAAGCCAGTTGGAGTTAAAAAGAAGAAACTAATTTCACATCAACATAAATACAGAAATATTGTTGTTTTGGCTGCAAACCCAAATCAATTTTCATACTCTTCCTTTCTCCCTCTCTCTGGGAAAAGCACcgcatgtttgtcttccaccggtcATTGCTAATTATAGCAGAGTGACACACATTTCCTTAGTTCCCTAATTTGATGAATTTGCTGTGAATAGTACATATATATGGGGGTTTCCTTTTCCCATAATGTAATGACCAAAATAGGCTTCTCATTTTCTCTAGTGCTGCTTAGTTTGCTCTCGTGGTCATATTATTACTGATCCACCAATACAGTTTTGTATAGTAGAGTTCTGTTTACATGATATAAGCTCCTAAAAATCTGAATGTTACATCTAACTATTGCAGGTTCAAGTTGGTGGTTCTCCAGAATATATAACTGATAGGAAGTTGGGTAAAGGTGGATTTGGCCAGGTCTATGTTGGCAGAAGAATAACTGGTGGGGCTTCTCGTACGGGCCCAGATGCATACGAGGTTTCTTTTCTCACCTGCCTCAGTTGGACACTAGAGTCCTCCTTGATCTAGTTGAATCTTATATGGATTAATATGCTTTAGGTTGCACTCAAACTTGAACATCGAAGAAGCAAAGGATGTAGTTATGGCCCCCCGTTTGAGTGGCAGGTTTATCAGTAAGAACTATACATAATCCACCCTTTTTACATTTATGTTATTTTCTGTGGAGCATGGCATGCTAAACTTTCTGTGACAGGTCTCTCAATGGTTGTTATGGCATACCATCAGTCCACTACAAGGGTCGCCAGGGAGACTACTACATTCTTGTGAGTTCAACTATAGTTATGCAACTCCAGACTGCCTCTTAATATGATCCTTCATAGTCAATTCAACCTGCATTTCAAAATTTCAGGTAATGGATATGCTGGGTCCTAGCCTCTGGGATGTTTGGAATTCAATGGGACAGGCGTGAGTATCTTACTAATCTTTTCACCCTGTCAGCATGTTTTTCTTACTCCTTGCTGAAAGCACCAATATCCCAAACAGGATGTCTTCTCATATGGTTGCTTGCATTGCCGTTGAGTCCATATCAATCCTTGAGAAGCTTCATTCCAAAGGGTAATTTTCTACAGCCATGTGTCTCTGTCAATGATCCTGGAGTCCATGGACATCATTTTCCTATCCTTTGTTGGTATTAACACTTCTTCTGCTTCCTATTATTGTCAGCTTTGTCCATGGAGATGTAAAGCCAGAAAACTTTTTGCTTGGTCAACCTGGATCACCTGATGAGAAGAAGCTTTTCCTAATTGATCTTGGTTTAGGTATGTTCTTGTTTAAGACAGTTTCATCTTTATATGTAGATGTCCAGTTTCATATTTTCAGTGAGCTGTGGCCTTCAGTCATAAGAATCGCTACATAATAGGATGTTGATGGTTTGACACATTTTATGCGCCACTATAACCTTTTTCATGTGGTTCTGTTAATATCTAAATTATGCAGCATCCAAGTGGAAAAAAGCATCATCCAGTCAGCATGTTGAATATGACCAGAGGCCAGACATCTTTAGGTTGGTTCTATACTATATTCTTTATGTACAAAACTAAAAATTATTCACCTATTAACTAACCTATTTCCTTTTATGATTTCCAGGGGAACAATTAGATATGCTAGTGTCCATGCTCATTTAGGCCGTACAGGCAGTAGAAGGGATGATTTGGAGTCACTAGCGTACACCCTTATTTTTTTAATAAGAGGAAGATTACCTTGGCAAGGCTTTCAGGTAGCCTTAGATGCGCTCATAAGAGTTTGACTAATAATTTACTGTTTGCTCTTGAACCCATTTTAATGTTAATTGCTTATTAATGCAGGGAGACAACAAGATCTTTCTTGTTTGTAAGAAGAAGATGGCTACCTCTGCGGATGTTCTGAGTTGCTTCTGTCCACCTCCATTCAAACATTTTCTTGAGATGGTCACTAATATGAAATTTGATGAAGAGCCAAATTATGCAAAACTTATTTCTCTCTTTGATAGTCTGATTGAAGTGCCTGCTTCAAGACCCATCAGAATTGATGGTGCTCTAAAGGTTTGTTCTGCTGTACCTATGCTCCGTCGTTTTTTTTGTATTAAAATTGATCATGCATCTGTTTTATGTATTGTAGGTTGGGCAGAAACGTGGAAGAATGGTTGTAAATCTTGAAGAAGAGGAACAGCCTAAGAAGAAAGTTCGGTTGGGGAGCCCAGCAACTCAATGGATTTCGGTTTATAATGCTAGGCAGCCTATGAAGCAGCGGTAATTGTCTTAAAATATGAATTTAGTGCAGAGTTCTTCATTCTTATGTCTGCTTGCCCAGACATTATTTCTTCTATGAATTCTCATTTCCTTGCCCTTGAAAAATTGGCCTGTTCTAGTGATTCAGGTACCATTTAAACTGACATAAGTTGTCTCTTGCACACATTATTGGCCAAACTTAGCCTAGTACACCCTCCCCTCTCTCTTCCTGACACATAGTCAGCAGTCAACTGTGCTGtggtgattcatgttgaacatgcgATCGTTCTTAGTGTGAACTCACACTTTGAAGTGTCATTTACCTTGTAAAAGCTGTGATTCGAATTACACTATTATTGATTTTTGTAACTGAACCATTCATGGTAGCTCTAGTGATGGAAGGGGCTTGGTTTGTGTTTATTATGATTTAAGCTTGTGAAGCTCCTGTTTGGTTACTCTTGCTTTCTTGAGCCTGAGATATTTATTGGTCAATTATTTATCATCCTTCGTAAATTGATGTATTGGTTATTTGTCCTTTTTACAGATACCACTACAATGTAGCCGATTCAAGGTTGCACCAGCATATTGAAAAAGGCAATGAAGATGGCTTGTACATTAGTTGTGTAGCTTCTTCAGCAAATTTTTGGGCTCTCATAATGGACGCTGGGACCGGGTTTGGTTCTCAAGTGTATGAGCTTTCACAAATTTTCCTGCACAAGGTGCGCCACGGTCTCTGTCCTCGCTAGTTGGAATTTTGATAATCCAGAATCTTGATGCTATATTGTTTATGACTTTTTATATAGGATTGGATTATGGAGCAATGGGAAAAGAACTTCTATATAACAGCAATAGCTGGAGCAACCAATGGAAGCTCATTGGTTGTGATGTCCAAAGGTTTGTAAATTACCTGTTCTTTCTTGACAGCTGCTCATTTGTTGAAACTGCTCCCTTTGGTGAAGATCGCACGTTTGAGAGAGAACTGCTATACGTATAACACGAACTAGTATGCTTTTACTGATGTATCACATAAATGTTTGAGCACATAACTTGTGATCAGAGTGAGGAAAATTACTATATTAGATCATCTGTACCAAATTTATACCTGATTTTATCGTATGTGCAGTCGTTCCCTTTTAAAAATGAGCAGTTATCTGGAAACTAACATTTAGCAGAACCTCCAAGCCACCAAGGTTATGATAGAGGTCATCAGAATTGGTGTGTGGAGGTTGCCACAGCATTGTTGGTACAGGATACATCAGTCTGTCCTTGGTCACTGTTCTGATAAACTAGCGCTGAGCAAACATTTTTACTAGTTTTCTGTTTTTAATATTTACATATGAAGTTAAACAAATTATCAGCATCTGTCTACTGTCTAGATCCTTGATGTTTTGTATAGCCCGCTGTTCCCTTTTCCGTGATTTATACATGTAATCTGATCTTCGATATCATTACAGGAACTCCATACACACAGCAGTCATACAAAGTCAGTGAATCTTTTCCTTATAAGTGGATTAATAAAAAGTGGAAAGAAGGTTTTCATGTAACATCCATGGGTACTGCTGGGAACCGTTGGGGAGTTGTCATGTCGAGGAATGCGGGCTACTCTGACCAGGTCAAAACACATGCTGCACTTCTTTGTGATaaattatttgaaaatataattttcatgaatttggtggtcCCTCACGTATATAATTTCTCATGTGTTTAAACATACATTTGACGACTGCATGTGTTATAAAAAAGAGGAAAAACAATACTTAACATATGTCTGCTTTTCAGTTCTGTAGATCTCTGCAAGCTAAACTCTTTTGAAAATTTAGATGGTTCACATCTGACAACCAGCAATTTGAGCATTGCATGTAAAATATGTAACTGTAAAAGCATATGCTGCTCTTCAAGGTTGGCTTCAGTTAACCTTGGAGAACTGGGTTCTGTACCGTTTTGATGAGTAATTATGTAGAGTTGTGCCAAGTCTGAATTTTCTTACATATAGGTCATAAGGTGTGGCCAGTGTGGTGTTGCCACATGACCGACCAGTGATGAAACTGAATCTGTGTTGCAACCTGCAGGTTGTAGAGTTGGATTTTCTGTATCCAAGTGAAGGACTCCATCGGCGATGGGAGAGTGGTTACAGAATAACTTCATCCGCAGGCACACCTGACCAAGCTGCTTTTATCTTGAGCATACCAAAGAGGAAGCCACTGGACGAGACCCAGGAAACCCTTCGAACTTCTGCCTTCCCCAGTAACCACGTGAAGGTACCTCGTGCATTTTTGTCCACCATGTGTTGATTAGTGCCTTTACCTAACCCAACCCTCGGAACCGAAAAATTTCAGGAAAAGTGGGCGAAGAACCTGTACATCGCCTCAATCTGCTACGGGCGAACCGCGTGTTGACGGCGTACTTGAGCTCGACGGCGAAATCACCCGAGTTTTACCACTGGAGCCAGAAGAGAGTTCGAGACGGAACAAACTCCGCGTCAACCTTATTATCTAGGTTTCGAGCGCAATTGGCTGGGCGCTGGCACTGGCCCGGCCTCTTTTGGTTGGCGGCACGCTATTCTAATTGTAAAGAATCTTGCGAAGATCCTTGGTGTTGTTGTATCAGTCCTCATCGGATGGATATGAACCTGTTGATAAGCTAAGGTCATATTATTGGCAGATTTGCTGTTGCTCATTTTCGCAGCTCACCTGTAGCAATATCCTATGTGAGGAAGCTGCAGAGGCTGCTGTCAATcccatgatgcaacttttgctaacTGACTCCAAAAGGTTTGGCACACAGCACAGCACACCTGGATCATGATTCAGTTGCTGTCAATCCATGATGCAACCTTTGGTAACCGACTCCAAAAGGTTTTGGTACACAGCATACCTGGACGTAAcctaagggctcctttgattcaaaggaattttataggatttctgaaggattgaaatccttaggatttttttcTATGTTgctcctttgattcataggattgaatcccataataatttttcctatggaatcttttgtactacatttcataggaaatctaacatccactccaacctctttttacaattcctttgtttttcctgtgCAGTCAAACACtcggggctcctttgattcaaaggaattttataggatttctgaaggattgaaatccttaggatttttttcTATGTTgctcctttgattcataggattgaatcccaTAAGAATTTTTTCTATGAAATtttttgtactacatttcataggaaatctaacatccactccaacctctttttacaattcctttATTTTTCCTGTGCAGTTAAACATTCATtgctaatcctataggattcaagtgggcatgccactcCAATCCTATACTTTTCCAATTCCTACGTTGTCAAAATCCTAAGAATTAAAGAGACCCTCATTGCTAATCCTATAGGATTTAAGTGGGCATGCCACTCCAATTCTATACTTTTTCAATTCCTACGTTGTCAAAATCCtaagaatcaaagaggccctaagttGGGTTTTATATAGTGCCATGCCCATGCGCCTGAAATGGGATTAGTGTGTGGTCTGTTACAGTCTTACAGAGCCTATGTTGGGTTCGCCGTGCTATCCTTAGGACATTTTGACCTGTACGTCATTTCAACTAGTAGAATGGAGATGTTGCCGTTATGGTACAGCTCCAGAATCAGAATCACGGCCAAAATATCCAATCTTACCCTTTTTGAGAAGTTCTTGTTAGAAACCCACAGTCTAGCTACTGACTCATAATTGGCGCCCACTGCCTTTTTGAATTAACTTTGCACAACCTCCCAGATAGCAGAGGAAACCACACAATCAAAGAATAAATGGGTGATGTTTTCATCACAGGCACAAAAGAGACATTCTCTACCTTTGTCTATATGTCTTCTGAGCAATTGTTTTTAGTCATTAATTTATTATGTCCTAGCAGCCAGAGAAAAATATGAGAGGGACAGACAGCTTCCAAACTGCAGGAATGTAAACTAGACAGCTTCCAAACCGCAGGAATGTAAACTGGTTGCACACTCTGGAAATTAATAACCGAATAGAAAGCGCTAGTAGAATAAACACCATTCTTCTCCAAACGCCAGATCAAGGCATTTGAATCATCAGAGAAAGTAATGCTCTTACCTATTTCTACCAATTCATACCACTTCTCCATCACCTGGGGAGTAAAGGACTTCCAAAAGGTACTTTTAAGGTTGTCCCCATCCCACACAGTTTTGCTACTAACATTCTTCTCCATGCAAATGAGGTAAAGATACCAGTATTGCACATCAAGGGGAGTTGTACCAATGCAAGTATCTTCCCAAAACCTAATTTAATCCCATCCCCCACCATCCATCTATAACCAAATTTGATGGCTTTGATTAGATGTGACCCCTTTCCAGAAGGTGGAAGCATTGGTGGAGGAGCTCATGAAGATGTTTGGGGAGGTATTTGAGTATTTGCCATCAATTACTTGTTTCCGGAGTTTCCCACCCCCCTGGATATATCTCTTAATCCAAGAGCCTAGGAGACTCATATTCACTTCTTTAAGGTTTGGGATCCCTAAACTCCCAtactcccttttcatgcaaatcatCCCCCAATTGGCTAGGTGATGCTTCATGTTCCCCTCAAAATCACTCCACAGGCAATAGGTAGGGTTCTTCCCAAATCTCTAAGAGAGATGGTCTTGGGATATAGTCTTCTCAAATCCAAAGGATATGGAGGTCTTGGTAATCCAAAAGGGGATTCTTCTCCTTAGGAGGTGTTGATCCTCTAGGACAAGATAAGATGAGCAAAACTCTCTCAAGATCTAGTTttgctttgctaaccctagaaaatgGGAGAGTTGCGAAATATATAGGTGCTAGAGGCAAGGGAGGAAGTTTCCCGGTCACTGCTCGCATGCAAGCACATGCGCACGGGGTAAAGGGGGTGTGGGAACGGGGTGTCCAGAGAGTTAGCGagggaccccatgcgcacgggatGTCTAGAGAATTTCTGGGTtagtccgtgcgcacgggggtgcAGGGCTCTGTGGGCACGGGGTATGCAAAGAGAGCTTCTACTCGTCTTCAGTCTCTGGGCATCTTCTTCGATGCCTCCTTCTTGCTCCTTCTCGTGGACCTGGCGTTACTTCCTCGCTTCTCCGTGGTGGTCTTCATCGTACCTAATCACACATAGAGTTCCactttgaggtagtagccaagtctcatCCAAATCTATAGGGAGCTCAAGTAGGAGAGAATTACCTCAGTC
It encodes:
- the LOC119303493 gene encoding casein kinase 1-like protein HD16, producing the protein MPELRSGVRRACLRSSRLEDVQAADQVAAPVLPAPRGRGGRRGGGGAAGRGNKKAAAAGRGRPAPKARGKRVEAIDLTDQPFEDIPEAIVGEAVAATAQQDLGLNKVADRAANFKMEGASGDRLAAAEDEATTTPVPERVQVGGSPEYITDRKLGKGGFGQVYVGRRITGGASRTGPDAYEVALKLEHRRSKGCSYGPPFEWQVYQSLNGCYGIPSVHYKGRQGDYYILVMDMLGPSLWDVWNSMGQAMSSHMVACIAVESISILEKLHSKGFVHGDVKPENFLLGQPGSPDEKKLFLIDLGLASKWKKASSSQHVEYDQRPDIFRGTIRYASVHAHLGRTGSRRDDLESLAYTLIFLIRGRLPWQGFQGDNKIFLVCKKKMATSADVLSCFCPPPFKHFLEMVTNMKFDEEPNYAKLISLFDSLIEVPASRPIRIDGALKVGQKRGRMVVNLEEEEQPKKKVRLGSPATQWISVYNARQPMKQRYHYNVADSRLHQHIEKGNEDGLYISCVASSANFWALIMDAGTGFGSQVYELSQIFLHKDWIMEQWEKNFYITAIAGATNGSSLVVMSKGTPYTQQSYKVSESFPYKWINKKWKEGFHVTSMGTAGNRWGVVMSRNAGYSDQVVELDFLYPSEGLHRRWESGYRITSSAGTPDQAAFILSIPKRKPLDETQETLRTSAFPSNHVKEKWAKNLYIASICYGRTAC